From Streptomyces sp. 6-11-2, one genomic window encodes:
- the malQ gene encoding 4-alpha-glucanotransferase, with translation MTEPRPDEPPGPSETPGSSGGSPGLLGDELTRLAALHGVATSYSPSPGRRVTASASAVVAALAALDVDASTPAAARAALTARERERDERLLPPTVVCWLGPTDSPTGGSTDGSTGGPATDPVTGGAPAAEADVGLPPPALAGLPPGTRLDVETERGGTRSWVQGVDGTDRLDRLPPGVHRLTATAPDGRTGQAHLIAAPPRLPTPAGRSYGLLVQLYSLLSHRSWGMGDLGDLAELSGWAGRALGAGFVQVNPLHAAVPGPPADPSPYRPSSRRFPDPVHLRVEEVPEFAYVEEQDRLRPLPERAGRLRAAVLDEGALIDRDAVWELKREALELVRRVPLGPGRRAAYADFLAGQGRALEDHATWYALAEVHGSDWSRWPEGLRDPRSAETARARAALADRVDFHSWLAWLTDAQLTAAQRTAREAGMGIGIVHDLAVGVHPGGADAWAQRDHFAAGMSVGAPPDAFNARGQDWGLPPWRPDRLAASGYAPFRRLLRALFRYAGALRIDHVMGLFRLWWIPQGLPPTEGTYVRYDAEAMLAVLVLEASRAGAVVIGEDLGTVEPGVRETLDRRGVLGTSVLWFERDWEGSGRPLPPERWRADCLATATTHDLPSTAARLTGEHVELRHRLGLLTRPLEEERAEAAADTSEWLALLAELGLLRGTDGGAGGCSEEAGIQAVHRFLLRTPARMIGLWLPDTVGDRRPQNLPGTWDQYPNWRLPVADADGRPVTLEDLAASPRLHALTDVLRTDARAAPGDAG, from the coding sequence ATGACGGAACCGCGGCCGGACGAACCTCCCGGACCTTCCGAAACTCCCGGATCTTCCGGAGGATCTCCCGGACTTCTCGGTGACGAGCTGACCCGGCTCGCCGCGCTGCACGGCGTCGCCACCTCCTACAGCCCCTCCCCGGGCCGTAGGGTCACCGCCTCCGCCAGCGCGGTCGTCGCGGCCCTGGCCGCCCTGGACGTCGACGCGAGCACCCCCGCGGCCGCCCGCGCCGCGCTCACCGCCCGCGAACGAGAACGGGACGAACGGCTGCTGCCGCCGACGGTGGTGTGCTGGCTGGGCCCCACGGACAGTCCCACCGGCGGCTCCACGGACGGCTCCACCGGCGGTCCCGCGACGGATCCTGTCACCGGCGGCGCCCCTGCGGCCGAGGCGGACGTCGGGCTGCCGCCGCCCGCCCTCGCCGGGCTGCCGCCCGGCACCCGGCTGGACGTCGAGACCGAGCGGGGCGGGACCCGCTCCTGGGTGCAGGGTGTGGACGGGACGGACCGCCTGGACCGCCTTCCGCCGGGCGTCCACCGGCTGACCGCCACCGCCCCCGACGGCCGCACCGGGCAGGCGCACCTGATCGCCGCCCCGCCCCGGCTGCCCACTCCGGCGGGACGCTCGTACGGGCTGCTCGTCCAGCTGTACTCCCTCCTCTCCCACCGCTCCTGGGGCATGGGCGACCTCGGTGACCTCGCCGAGCTGAGCGGCTGGGCCGGACGGGCGCTGGGTGCCGGATTCGTGCAGGTCAACCCGCTGCACGCGGCCGTGCCCGGACCGCCCGCCGACCCGTCCCCCTACCGCCCCTCCTCGCGCCGCTTCCCCGACCCGGTGCACCTGCGCGTCGAGGAGGTCCCGGAGTTCGCGTACGTCGAGGAGCAGGACCGGCTGCGGCCCTTGCCGGAGCGGGCCGGCCGGCTGCGCGCCGCCGTACTGGACGAGGGCGCCCTGATCGACCGGGACGCGGTGTGGGAGCTCAAGCGAGAGGCGCTGGAGCTGGTGCGGCGGGTGCCGCTCGGTCCCGGCCGCCGCGCCGCCTACGCCGACTTCCTCGCCGGGCAGGGCCGGGCCCTGGAGGACCACGCCACCTGGTACGCCCTCGCCGAGGTGCACGGCTCGGACTGGAGCCGGTGGCCCGAGGGACTGCGGGACCCGCGCTCGGCGGAGACGGCCCGCGCCCGCGCCGCGCTGGCGGACCGCGTCGACTTCCACTCCTGGCTCGCCTGGCTCACCGACGCCCAGCTCACCGCCGCCCAGCGCACGGCCCGCGAGGCGGGCATGGGGATCGGGATCGTGCACGACCTCGCCGTGGGCGTGCACCCCGGCGGGGCCGACGCCTGGGCGCAGCGGGACCACTTCGCGGCCGGCATGTCGGTCGGCGCGCCGCCGGACGCCTTCAACGCGCGCGGTCAGGACTGGGGCCTGCCGCCCTGGCGCCCCGACCGCCTCGCCGCCTCCGGCTACGCGCCCTTCCGCCGGCTGCTGCGCGCCCTGTTCCGCTACGCGGGCGCCCTGCGCATCGACCACGTCATGGGCCTGTTCCGGCTGTGGTGGATCCCGCAGGGCCTGCCGCCCACCGAGGGCACGTACGTCCGCTACGACGCCGAGGCCATGCTCGCCGTGCTGGTGCTGGAGGCCTCGCGGGCGGGGGCCGTGGTGATCGGCGAGGACCTCGGGACGGTGGAGCCCGGAGTGCGGGAGACCCTGGACCGGCGCGGGGTGCTCGGCACCTCGGTGCTGTGGTTCGAACGGGACTGGGAGGGGTCGGGCCGCCCGCTGCCCCCCGAACGCTGGCGCGCGGACTGCCTGGCCACCGCCACCACCCACGACCTGCCGTCCACCGCGGCCCGCCTCACCGGCGAGCACGTCGAACTGCGCCACCGCCTCGGCCTGCTCACCCGCCCCCTGGAGGAGGAGCGCGCGGAGGCCGCCGCGGACACGAGCGAATGGCTGGCCCTGCTGGCGGAGCTGGGCCTGCTGCGAGGCACGGACGGCGGTGCCGGCGGCTGCTCGGAGGAGGCCGGGATCCAGGCCGTCCACCGCTTCCTGCTGCGCACCCCGGCCCGCATGATCGGCCTGTGGCTGCCCGACACGGTCGGCGACCGGCGTCCGCAGAACCTGCCCGGAACCTGGGACCAGTACCCGAACTGGCGCCTGCCCGTCGCCGACGCCGACGGCCGCCCGGTGACCCTGGAGGACCTCGCCGCGTCCCCCCGGCTGCACGCCCTGACGGACGTGCTGCGGACGGACGCTCGGGCCGCGCCGGGCGACGCGGGCTGA
- a CDS encoding EamA family transporter: protein MTVSRRPAATWSLAALTALAPVSWGTTYAVTTEFLPPGRPLFTALARALPAGLLLLALARVLPKGAWWWKAAVLGALNIGAFFPLLFLSAYRLPGGMAAVVGSVGPLFVMGLSAPLLGQRPTGRALLTGVVAAFGVSLVVLRAAGALDGVGVAAALASTASMSTGTVLAKRWGRPAGVGPLALTGWQLTTGGLLIAPLALLAEGPPPALDARALGGYAYLALANTALAYWLWFRGIGRLSATRVTFLGPLSPLTAAVVGWAVLGQALTPVQLVGMALAFGATLAGQLGAARPAAAPQPFSSTERNTRKDSMDLTGSVLRR, encoded by the coding sequence ATGACCGTATCCCGGCGTCCCGCCGCCACCTGGTCCCTCGCCGCCCTCACCGCCCTCGCCCCCGTCTCCTGGGGCACCACCTATGCCGTCACCACCGAGTTCCTGCCGCCCGGCCGGCCGCTCTTCACAGCGCTGGCCCGGGCCCTGCCCGCCGGGCTGCTGCTGCTCGCGCTGGCCCGGGTGCTGCCGAAGGGCGCCTGGTGGTGGAAGGCGGCGGTCCTCGGCGCGCTGAACATCGGCGCCTTCTTCCCGCTGCTGTTCCTGTCCGCGTACCGCCTGCCGGGCGGGATGGCGGCGGTCGTCGGCTCGGTCGGACCGCTGTTCGTCATGGGGCTCTCGGCACCGCTGCTGGGGCAGCGGCCGACGGGGCGGGCGCTGCTCACCGGGGTCGTGGCCGCGTTCGGGGTCAGCCTCGTCGTGCTGAGGGCGGCCGGGGCACTGGACGGCGTGGGTGTCGCCGCCGCCCTCGCCTCCACCGCCTCGATGTCCACCGGCACCGTGCTGGCCAAGAGGTGGGGCCGCCCGGCCGGCGTGGGTCCGCTCGCGCTCACCGGCTGGCAGCTCACCACGGGCGGACTGCTGATCGCGCCCCTCGCCCTGCTGGCCGAGGGGCCGCCGCCCGCGCTGGACGCCCGGGCCCTCGGCGGCTACGCCTACCTCGCCCTGGCCAACACGGCGCTCGCCTACTGGCTCTGGTTCCGCGGCATCGGCAGGCTCTCCGCCACCCGGGTCACCTTCCTCGGCCCGCTGTCACCGCTCACCGCCGCCGTGGTCGGCTGGGCCGTCCTGGGGCAGGCGCTCACCCCGGTCCAGCTCGTCGGCATGGCGCTGGCGTTCGGGGCGACGCTGGCGGGGCAGCTCGGCGCCGCCCGCCCGGCGGCCGCACCGCAACCATTCAGTTCCACTGAAAGGAATACTCGTAAAGATTCGATGGACCTGACCGGTTCGGTGCTGCGACGGTAG
- a CDS encoding LysR substrate-binding domain-containing protein has product MAEWEIRKLLILRTLREQGTVTATAEALRMTPSAVSQQLTNLSRQLGVELLQAQGRRVRLTDAARLVLRHAEAVFEQLERADAELAAYAKGEAGEVRVGAFSTAVPALVVPAVRALRGTHPAVTVRVRETEAGEAYELLAAGEVDLALSLAAQAPSTVDPRFTLVPLLADPLDLALPPGHRLASAARVRLAELAEEAWIFGGSGPWSDITRAACEAAGFSPYQGHSAAGWTAILAMVEAGMGVALVPRMAAVSREGVVMRALAADRPYRHVVAAVRKGARDAPAPARVLEALRSAAAGLARPE; this is encoded by the coding sequence ATGGCCGAGTGGGAGATCCGGAAGCTGCTGATCCTGCGGACCCTGCGGGAGCAGGGGACCGTGACCGCGACGGCCGAGGCGCTGCGGATGACGCCGTCCGCCGTCTCGCAGCAGCTGACCAACCTGTCCAGGCAGCTCGGGGTGGAACTGTTGCAGGCGCAGGGGCGGCGGGTGCGGCTCACGGACGCGGCGCGGCTCGTACTGCGGCACGCCGAGGCCGTGTTCGAACAACTGGAGCGCGCGGACGCCGAGTTGGCCGCGTATGCCAAGGGCGAGGCGGGTGAGGTGCGGGTGGGTGCCTTCTCGACCGCGGTGCCCGCGCTCGTGGTGCCGGCGGTACGGGCGCTGCGCGGCACGCATCCGGCGGTGACCGTCCGGGTCCGGGAGACGGAGGCGGGCGAGGCCTACGAGCTGCTGGCGGCCGGAGAGGTCGACCTCGCGCTGTCCCTGGCCGCGCAGGCGCCCAGCACGGTGGACCCGCGGTTCACGCTGGTGCCGCTGCTCGCCGACCCGCTCGACCTCGCCCTGCCGCCGGGGCACCGGCTGGCCTCGGCGGCCCGGGTACGGCTCGCCGAGCTGGCGGAGGAGGCGTGGATCTTCGGCGGCAGCGGACCCTGGTCGGACATCACACGCGCGGCCTGCGAGGCGGCCGGGTTCAGCCCGTACCAGGGCCACTCGGCGGCCGGCTGGACGGCGATCCTGGCGATGGTGGAGGCGGGCATGGGCGTGGCACTCGTCCCACGCATGGCGGCGGTGAGCAGGGAGGGCGTCGTGATGCGCGCCCTGGCCGCCGACCGGCCGTACCGGCATGTGGTGGCGGCCGTGCGCAAGGGGGCGCGGGACGCGCCCGCGCCCGCGAGGGTGCTGGAGGCACTGCGGTCCGCGGCCGCCGGGCTCGCCCGCCCCGAGTGA
- a CDS encoding MarR family winged helix-turn-helix transcriptional regulator, whose translation MSERPQQRRDAVDAIIGQWAGVRPDLDTAGMEVFGRIFRLSRAMGDRMEKAYAPFGISRGEFDVLATLRRAGEPYTLSPRQLSATLMLTTGGMTGRLDKLEAAGLLRRSPDPHDRRGLKVTLTDKGLRLIDEAVGAGLAAQTEALSALDAERAGELATLLRELMAGTSESPGAPA comes from the coding sequence ATGAGTGAACGCCCCCAGCAGCGCAGGGACGCCGTCGACGCGATCATCGGCCAGTGGGCGGGCGTGCGGCCCGATCTCGACACCGCGGGGATGGAGGTCTTCGGGCGGATCTTCCGGCTCTCACGGGCGATGGGAGACCGGATGGAGAAGGCGTACGCGCCGTTCGGGATCTCGCGGGGCGAGTTCGACGTGCTGGCCACGCTGCGCCGGGCGGGCGAGCCCTACACCCTCTCGCCCCGGCAGCTCTCGGCGACGCTCATGCTCACCACGGGTGGGATGACCGGGCGGCTGGACAAGCTCGAGGCCGCGGGGCTGCTGCGCCGCTCGCCGGATCCGCACGACCGCCGCGGCCTCAAGGTCACGCTGACCGACAAGGGGCTGCGCCTCATCGACGAGGCGGTCGGCGCGGGACTGGCCGCGCAGACGGAGGCGCTGTCCGCCCTGGACGCCGAACGGGCGGGCGAACTGGCCACTCTGCTCAGGGAGCTGATGGCCGGGACGTCGGAGTCACCGGGGGCGCCGGCGTAG
- a CDS encoding beta-N-acetylglucosaminidase domain-containing protein, which translates to MGHGKSAAALAFAVMAGTLGAAPAAVAAPSAPDPGAGLPAAKPEHPAADSSGPAVWPRPQSLRTTGGAVKVADRDVALVTDTEADPYALSALRSLLYGAGTRSVTDLAVTDPVPAGALVVRAYTERAHGDPRHALPSGGYLVTTGGGALTLTGAGEDGLFHAVQTLRQLLRPDGTVPGVTVRDWPGTAVRGTTEGFYGTAWTQQQRLAQLDFMGRTKQNRYLYAAGDDLYRQERWREQYPAMQRAAFRELADRASANHVTLGWAVAPGQSLCFASDDDVRALTRKLDAMWELGFRAFQLQFQNVSYSEWHCGADPARFGSGPDAAARAQARVANEVARHLAERHPDAAPLSLMPTEFYEDGATPYRRALATALDASVHVAWTGVGVVPRTITGDELADARAAFAHPLVTMDNYPVNDYAEDRIFLGPYTGREPAVASGSAALLANAMEQAEASRIPLFTAADYAWNPRDYRPEESWQAAIADLAGGDARRHEALSALAGNDASSVLGGTESAYLRPLIADLWQARTTTDRAANDRAEQRLRAAFTVLRELPRGLAGEGTLAAEVAPWSAQLARYGKAGEAALDMLRAQRAGDAAGAWTAYRTLDRLRAEAKQADVTVGKGVLDPFLDRARQEYETWAGLTHEPEADPDGAPDGRTIRFPHARALTAVTVLSDPGTIGDVEVHVPGHGWRRVGSLAQGGATELETTQSPSPGGPVTHPPALWPPVSPAPGLWTRPPALVQPTPPPAGTRVDAVRVTGAYPTRVRHLVPWFADTPVADLELPRAEADAEIGGTERLTARLSSGRPADVRGKVTVEAPEGIEVRVPATSLTVPRGTTVDVPVEVTVPPATPARAYDIRVTFAGVTRTLTVRAFPRTTGSDLARTGTASSSADETSDFPASAAIDGNPDTRWSSPVDDGAWWQVELPHAVRLGKVALHWQDAHPSAYRVQVSPDGRRWRTATTVRDSTGGRETVRMDARDVRYIRVQGDRRATQYGYSLWSVEAYAVAD; encoded by the coding sequence ATGGGGCATGGGAAGAGCGCGGCCGCACTCGCGTTCGCCGTCATGGCCGGAACACTGGGAGCCGCACCCGCGGCCGTCGCGGCGCCGTCGGCGCCCGACCCGGGCGCCGGCCTCCCGGCCGCGAAGCCGGAGCACCCCGCCGCGGACTCCTCCGGCCCCGCGGTGTGGCCGCGCCCGCAGTCCCTGCGGACGACCGGCGGCGCGGTGAAGGTCGCCGACCGGGACGTCGCCCTCGTCACCGACACGGAGGCGGACCCGTACGCCCTGAGCGCGCTGCGCTCGCTGCTGTACGGGGCCGGGACCCGGTCGGTCACGGACCTCGCCGTCACGGACCCGGTTCCGGCGGGCGCCCTGGTGGTGCGCGCGTACACCGAGCGGGCGCACGGCGACCCTCGGCACGCGCTGCCCTCCGGCGGCTACCTCGTCACCACCGGCGGCGGCGCCCTGACGCTCACCGGCGCAGGCGAGGACGGCCTGTTCCACGCCGTGCAGACGCTGCGGCAGCTGCTGCGCCCCGACGGGACCGTCCCCGGCGTGACCGTCCGGGACTGGCCGGGCACCGCCGTGCGCGGCACCACCGAGGGCTTCTACGGCACCGCGTGGACGCAGCAGCAGCGGCTCGCCCAGCTGGACTTCATGGGCCGCACCAAGCAGAACCGGTACCTGTACGCCGCGGGCGACGACCTCTACCGCCAGGAGCGCTGGCGCGAGCAGTACCCGGCCATGCAGCGGGCCGCCTTCCGGGAGCTGGCCGACCGGGCGAGCGCCAACCACGTCACGCTCGGCTGGGCGGTGGCGCCGGGCCAGTCGCTGTGCTTCGCCTCGGACGACGACGTACGGGCGCTGACCCGCAAGCTGGACGCCATGTGGGAGCTCGGTTTCCGGGCGTTCCAGCTCCAGTTCCAGAACGTCAGCTACAGCGAGTGGCACTGCGGCGCGGACCCGGCCCGTTTCGGCTCCGGCCCGGACGCGGCGGCACGGGCGCAGGCGCGGGTGGCCAACGAGGTCGCCCGCCACCTGGCGGAACGTCATCCGGACGCGGCGCCGCTGTCGTTGATGCCGACGGAGTTCTACGAGGACGGCGCGACGCCCTACCGGCGGGCGCTGGCGACCGCGCTGGACGCGTCGGTGCACGTCGCCTGGACCGGGGTGGGCGTGGTGCCGCGGACCATCACCGGCGACGAACTGGCCGACGCCCGCGCCGCGTTCGCGCATCCGCTGGTCACCATGGACAACTACCCGGTCAACGACTACGCCGAGGACCGGATCTTCCTCGGCCCGTACACCGGGCGCGAACCGGCCGTCGCCAGCGGCTCGGCCGCCCTGCTGGCCAACGCGATGGAGCAGGCGGAGGCCTCCCGCATCCCGCTGTTCACGGCGGCCGACTACGCCTGGAACCCCCGCGACTACCGCCCCGAGGAGTCCTGGCAGGCGGCCATCGCCGACCTCGCGGGGGGCGACGCACGGCGCCACGAGGCGCTGTCGGCCCTGGCCGGCAACGACGCGTCCTCGGTGCTCGGCGGCACCGAGTCGGCGTATCTGCGCCCGCTGATCGCGGACCTGTGGCAGGCCCGCACGACGACGGACCGGGCCGCGAACGATCGTGCCGAGCAGCGGCTGCGCGCCGCCTTCACGGTGCTGCGCGAGCTGCCGCGCGGACTGGCCGGCGAGGGCACCCTGGCGGCCGAAGTCGCGCCGTGGTCCGCGCAGTTGGCCCGCTACGGCAAGGCGGGCGAGGCGGCGCTCGACATGCTCCGCGCCCAGCGCGCGGGCGACGCGGCGGGGGCCTGGACCGCGTACCGGACGCTGGACCGGTTGCGGGCCGAGGCCAAGCAGGCCGATGTGACGGTCGGCAAGGGCGTACTGGACCCCTTCCTCGACCGGGCGCGGCAGGAGTACGAGACCTGGGCGGGCCTGACGCACGAGCCGGAGGCGGACCCGGACGGGGCGCCGGACGGCCGCACGATCCGTTTCCCGCACGCCCGCGCCCTCACCGCCGTGACGGTCCTCAGCGACCCCGGAACCATCGGTGACGTCGAGGTCCACGTCCCCGGACATGGCTGGCGCCGGGTGGGATCGCTGGCGCAGGGGGGCGCGACGGAGCTGGAGACCACGCAGTCCCCGTCCCCGGGCGGCCCGGTGACACACCCGCCTGCCCTCTGGCCGCCGGTCTCCCCGGCTCCGGGCCTCTGGACGCGCCCGCCGGCCCTCGTGCAGCCCACTCCCCCGCCGGCCGGCACCCGCGTCGACGCCGTCCGCGTGACCGGCGCCTACCCGACCCGGGTGCGCCACCTGGTCCCCTGGTTCGCCGACACCCCGGTCGCGGACCTGGAGCTGCCGCGCGCCGAGGCCGACGCGGAGATCGGCGGCACGGAGCGGCTGACCGCCCGGCTGTCCTCCGGCCGTCCGGCCGACGTACGGGGCAAGGTCACCGTCGAGGCCCCCGAGGGCATCGAGGTCCGTGTTCCCGCCACCTCGCTCACCGTGCCCCGCGGCACCACGGTGGACGTACCCGTCGAGGTGACCGTGCCGCCCGCCACGCCCGCACGCGCGTACGACATCCGCGTCACCTTCGCCGGGGTGACCCGCACCCTCACGGTCCGCGCCTTCCCGCGCACCACCGGCTCCGACCTGGCGCGCACCGGCACGGCGAGCTCCTCCGCCGACGAGACCTCCGACTTCCCGGCCTCCGCCGCGATCGACGGCAACCCGGACACCCGCTGGTCCTCCCCCGTCGACGACGGCGCCTGGTGGCAGGTGGAGCTGCCGCACGCGGTGCGCCTGGGCAAGGTCGCCCTCCACTGGCAGGACGCCCACCCCTCCGCCTACCGCGTCCAGGTCTCCCCCGACGGCCGCCGCTGGCGCACCGCCACCACCGTCCGCGACAGCACCGGCGGCCGCGAAACCGTGCGCATGGACGCGCGGGACGTCCGCTACATCCGCGTGCAGGGCGACAGACGAGCCACCCAGTACGGCTATTCGCTCTGGTCGGTGGAGGCGTACGCGGTCGCGGACTGA
- a CDS encoding DMT family transporter, protein MADVRPRTTTPSPATGSRTTARPTVTSGPRAGAPALGTALAALATVVWAGSFVTSRALHDSVPPVQHAFWRWVVALAAVAPFGARAAWRQRALVRRHFGYVLLTSLLGVAVYNTLVNQAGLTTPAANMGMIMAASPVLMAVFERASGVRLGARRVVGLLTACAGVLLLVGGGGVASFTAGDLWMIVAACCFGSYSALLRRRPAEFDGVAFLFTTFLFGTVLLLPAQAVSLAVQGGFEPAPGTVLPLLYVGVMSSAVAFFAWGKAIALIGPTRAGLVYYLQPVCVALLSWALLGEAIGPRQALCMALILGGVVLGTASRR, encoded by the coding sequence GTGGCCGACGTCCGCCCCCGGACCACCACACCGTCCCCAGCCACGGGCAGCCGCACCACCGCCCGCCCCACCGTCACGAGCGGCCCGAGGGCGGGCGCCCCCGCTCTCGGAACCGCGCTCGCCGCCCTCGCCACCGTCGTCTGGGCCGGCAGCTTCGTCACCTCGCGCGCGCTGCACGACAGCGTGCCGCCGGTGCAGCACGCGTTCTGGCGCTGGGTGGTGGCGCTGGCCGCCGTCGCCCCGTTCGGCGCCCGCGCGGCCTGGCGGCAGCGGGCACTGGTCCGGCGCCACTTCGGCTATGTGCTGCTGACCTCCCTCCTCGGCGTCGCCGTCTACAACACCCTGGTCAACCAGGCAGGCCTGACCACCCCGGCGGCCAACATGGGCATGATCATGGCGGCCTCGCCGGTGCTGATGGCGGTCTTCGAACGGGCGAGCGGTGTACGGCTCGGAGCGCGCCGGGTCGTGGGGCTGCTGACCGCCTGCGCGGGCGTGCTGCTGCTCGTGGGCGGGGGAGGGGTGGCGTCGTTCACGGCCGGGGACCTGTGGATGATCGTCGCGGCCTGCTGCTTCGGTTCCTACAGCGCCCTGCTGCGCCGCCGCCCCGCCGAGTTCGACGGCGTCGCCTTCCTGTTCACCACGTTCCTGTTCGGCACCGTGCTGCTCCTGCCCGCGCAGGCTGTCAGCCTCGCGGTCCAGGGCGGCTTCGAACCGGCCCCCGGCACGGTGCTGCCCCTGCTCTACGTCGGCGTCATGTCCTCCGCCGTGGCGTTCTTCGCCTGGGGCAAGGCGATCGCCCTCATCGGCCCGACCCGCGCCGGACTCGTGTACTACCTGCAACCGGTCTGCGTGGCCCTGCTGTCGTGGGCCCTGCTCGGCGAGGCGATCGGCCCCCGGCAGGCGCTGTGCATGGCGCTGATCCTGGGCGGGGTGGTCCTCGGCACGGCTTCGCGCCGCTGA
- a CDS encoding PadR family transcriptional regulator, with product MSTRHILLGLLAGGPSHGYDLKRRHDEHFPQARPLAYGQVYTTLQRLIRDGLAQVEGTDSDGGPERTLYRLTAEGSRDVAVWAGQVTPPAPFVANEIFAKVVVAILTGGDPAAHLLAQRYAHMERMRELTAVKTAPGADLTTVLSADYALNHLDADLRWMTTTQARLTTLTALTVEVDRA from the coding sequence ATGAGCACCCGCCACATCCTGCTGGGCCTGCTCGCCGGAGGGCCGAGCCATGGCTACGACCTGAAGCGACGCCACGACGAACACTTCCCGCAAGCCCGCCCGCTGGCCTACGGGCAGGTCTACACGACCTTGCAGCGGCTGATCCGCGACGGACTGGCCCAGGTGGAGGGCACCGACTCCGACGGCGGCCCGGAGCGCACGCTGTACCGCCTCACGGCCGAGGGCTCCCGGGACGTGGCCGTCTGGGCCGGGCAGGTCACGCCTCCCGCGCCCTTCGTGGCGAACGAGATCTTCGCGAAGGTCGTCGTGGCGATCCTCACCGGCGGCGACCCCGCCGCCCACCTGCTCGCGCAACGCTACGCGCACATGGAGCGGATGCGGGAGCTGACGGCGGTCAAGACCGCCCCGGGCGCCGACCTGACGACGGTGCTCTCGGCGGACTACGCCCTCAACCACCTCGACGCCGACCTGCGCTGGATGACCACCACCCAGGCCCGGCTCACCACTTTGACCGCTCTGACCGTGGAGGTCGACCGAGCATGA